The Azospirillum baldaniorum DNA window CAACCGTTCGGCCACCACCAGCGCCAGCAGGTGACGGAAATTGGTCGGCGCGTGGCGGATCGCGCCGCGGAGCCGGCGCTCCAGCCCAAGCGACGCGGCCCGTGCGCGGAGCCGCTCGGCGGGGCGGAGGCGGTCCCAGGCGGCGAAGTCGATCAGGGCGGCGACCACCCGCATGCGCAGGTTCATCACCATGCCCATGGAGGCGTCGGCGAAGGGACGGCGCTTCGCCATGCAGCGCCGCGCCTCGTCGATCCGGCCGAACAGCAGGTTCAGATAGGCCAGATGGCTGTGCATCGTGTCCAGGGCAAGGCGGTTGCCGCTGGCGGCCAGGGCTGGGACGTCGCTCGCCTCCGTAACGTGGGGTCCGGCGAAAACGGTGGGGTCTTCGGACTCGCCCAGCAGGTTGGCGATGAGCTGCTGGTGGGGCCGCAAGACACCGGCCGCGGTCTGCTGGTTCAGACGCGCGATGGCGGCGGCGTGACCCGCCGCGGTCTGCTGGAGCTGCCGCAGAGGATGGCCGAGAAACAGCCCTTGGGCGACGGCGTTGTTCAGGCAGTAGGCGGCGTACTCGATGTCGCCGGTTTCCAGGCCGATCCGGTGGGCGTCGAGAAGGCCGGCCAGTGATTTGGCCACCGGCTGGTGCCACACCTCGATGAACAGATGGACGACGAACAGCGTCTGGGCGCGGCCCTGGTTGGCGTGCAGCCGGTCGAGCACGCGCAGCGCCACCCGCCCGTACATGGCGCCCGCCGGAACGTCGCCGAGCATCGCGCAGTGCAGCAGCCCGTAGGTGGCGTAGGTGATGCCGGAGGCCGGCAGGATTCCTTCGGTCGCCGACAGGCGGACCATGCGCAGCAGCAGCACCGTGTAGAGGTTGGTGTCGTGCAGATAGGCGCTGGCCAGCACGCGCGACACGATGCGCCCGATCGTCAGCAGGCGCGGGTCGGTGAGGGGTGGGCGGTTGACGAGATCCTCCTCGCCCTTGCCGCGCAGCGCCAGCTTGGTCGTGGCGAGTTCCTTGAGCACGTGCCGGGTGTCCGCCCGCTCGGGGATCGGACTGCCGAGCTGGCCCAGGGCGGTGCGGCAGGCATCGAGCGCCGCCGGCAGGTTCTGCCGCGACACGTGCATCTGGATCTGCGTCTCGTAGGCCAGGGCACGGTCGAGGACGATGCGGGCGTTGGCCTCGATGGCCTCGGCCAGCGGGGTCGCCGCGGCGACGTCGCCGTTCACCGCCGCGATCTCCGCCGCTTCGGCGTGCAGGCTGAGCGCCAGCTCGTACAGGCGCGACCAACCGTCCGCGGGAAGCAGCCCGACCCCGGTGATGAGATAGTCGAAGGCCGGCCCCAGCGCCGCCGAGGCGCGCGCCGCCTGCCCGGCCAGAAGGTTGTAACGGGCCAGCCGCTCCTTCTGCTCCGGCGACAGCAGGGGCAGGGCGCGGTTCAGCTGGTTGGTGATCGCGAACAGCCGATCGGTCGTCCGATCGCCCGTCAGGCCCTGGCTGCGTTCCAGCACGAGGCCGACGGCGAGATGGCAGGCCAGGGCGTCGGCGTCCGGCAGCATGCTGTAGGCCGCCTGCTGCACCCGGTCGTGGACGAAGCGGTAGGTGGCGCGCGGCGACACGCTGTCCATGTCGGCGTAGCGGTAGGCGTCGCCCACCGGGACCACCAGCCCGCTGCGCAGGGCCGGCCACAGCGCCGCCGCCGTCGCGGCGGAGGTCCGCCGGCTCGCGTCGGCCAGGGTGGCGAGATCGAAGGCGCTGCCGATGCAGGCGGCGGTCTGGATGACGGTCAGCGTCTCGGCGGGAAGCTCGCGGATGCGGCGGACCACGAAGGTGACGACGTCGTCGACCATCCGTTCCATCCGCTGGGACTCGATGGCCTCCAGGTTCCAGTTCCACACCCCGGCGAGGCCGTCATAGGCGATCAGCCCGCTCTGCTCCAGCGACTCCAGGAATTGCCCGAGGAAGAAGGGGTTGCCCAGCGTGTTGGCGATCAGCCGTTCGGCCAGAGGGCGCACGTCGTCGGGGGCCGCGTGCAGCGTGTCGGACAGCAGGGCCACCACCGCGTCGGCGTCGAGCCCGCCGAGAGAGACGTCGCGGACGGGAACGCCGCGCTCGCCGAAGGTCTGGATCGTGTGGCGCAGCGGGTGGGCGGCATCGACCTCGGTGTCGCGGCAGGTGCCGACCAGCAGGAAGTGGCCGAGGTCCGGATCGCCGGCCAGCCCCTCCAGAAGTTTCAGCGTGGCGAGGTCGGCCCATTGCAGGTCGTCCAGGAACAGCACCAGCGGGTGCCCCGCCCCGGCGAAGACGCGGACGAAATTGCGGAAGACGTAGATGAAGCGCTCGTGTGCCTCCACCGGCCCCAGCTCCGGCAGCGGCGGCTGGGGGCCGATCAGCCGTTCGACGTGGGGAATGACGTCGGTGATGATCCGCCCATTGGGACCGAGCGCGGCGAGAAGGCGCGCGCGCCACAGCGCCAGCGACTCCGGGCCGGTGGCGAAGGTCTGCCGCACCAGGGTCTTGAAGGCTTCGATCACCGGCGCGTAGGGGATGTCGCGCTTCAGCGGCTCGAACTTGCCGGTGATGAAGAAGCCGTGGCGGGCGATCACCGGCTTGTGCAGTTCCCGCACCAGCGCCGATTTGCCCACACCCGAATAGCCGGAGATCAACAGGGCCTCGAACCCGCCCGCGGCGGCGCGCCCGAAGGCGTCGAGAAGGACGCGGAACTGGCCGGTGCGGCCATAGAGCTTCTGCGGGATGCGCAGCACCGGACGGACGTCCCGGCCGGCCAGCGCGAAGGGCTGGATGCGGCCGTGGCTGCGCCATTCGGTCAGGCAGCGTTCGAGGTCGGCGCGCAGGCCGAAGGTGCTCTGGTAGCGCTCCTCCGGGTTCTTCGCCATCAGCCGGGCCACGATGGCGGCCAGCGGCTCGGGCACCAGCGGGTTGAGCTTGTGCACGGGCACGGGCGTCCGCGCGATGTGGCAATGCACCAGCTCCAGCGGGTCGCCGGACGGGAAGGGGGGCTGGCCGGTCAGGAAGTCGTGGAAGGTGGCGCCCAGCGCGTAGAAGTCGGCGCGGTAATCCACCGACCGGTTCATGCGGCCGGTCTGCTCTGGCGCCATGTAGGCGAGCGTGCCCTCCATGGTGCCGACGTCCGGGTCGCCCGCCTCTTCCCGCGACAGTTCCGACGCGATGCCGAAGTCGATCAGGTTGAACTGGCCGGTCGCCGGGTTCCAGATCAGGTTGCCGGGGCTGATGTCCTTGTGGACGACTCCGGCGTCGTGCACGGCGGCCAGGGCGTCGACCGCCTGGAGCGCCATCCGCAGGAAGACCGCGACGTCCTCCGCCCGCACGTCCGGAAGGCTGTCCAGCGCGGCGCCGCCGATGTCGCGGAACACCATCATCAGCCCGTTGCCGTGGGGAACGCAGTCCAGCGCCTCCACGATCCCGGCGTGGCGCAACCGGCGGGCGATGGCGAATTCACGCAGGAACGCCGCCTTGTCCTCGCCGCCGATGTCCGCCCCGGACAGGAGCTTGCAGATGACGGGCAGGCCGTCGTCGCGCCGGACGGCGCGCAGCACGGTGGAGCGCGCCCCCACATGCAGCGTCTCGACAACGCGGAAGCCCGGTAACGCCGGCACGGTTGCGGTGGGGATGGCCCCGATCACGACGCAGCATCCTTATGTCGCGTGGTTGCGGTATCCGTTATAGAAGGTCGCGCCACGGTGGAGCAAGCGCAGGGCGTGCCGGCCGGGGTTTTGCACGATTTTTGCTTTGCGATCGCACGGGTCATAGACCTGTAGCATCGGCGAAACGGCGTAATAGTTCAATTGCGGTACGACAATTTATGCTAATCTCCCCCGCAATTTCTGACGAGTGCCGCGGAATTCCGCGCCGCCGTCACGGAGATGCCGGATCTGCGGGGGGAGAGCATGGCGAAGACGAGGGTTGCAATTCTGGGTGGTGGCGTCGGCGCCCTCACCACGGCGCATTTCCTGTCCGACACGGACGAGAAGCGGGCGCGCTACGACGTCACCATCTATCAGATGGGCTGGCGGCTGGGCGGCAAGGGCGCCACCGGGCGCGACCAGTGGAACCGCATCCAGGAGCACGGCCTGCATGTCTGGTTCGGCTTCTACAACAACGCCTTCAAGATGCTCCAGGACGTCTTCGACGTCTGGAAGCGCTCGCCGGACAACACCTTCCAGTCCTGGCGGGACGTGCTGAAGCCGCAGCGCTTCACCCCCATCGGCATGGTGCTGGACGGCGGCAAGCCGGCCTACTGGCCGCTGACCTGGCCGGTGCTGGGCGGCGAACCGGGCTCGGCCAACGTCATGCCGACCCTGCCGCAGGCCATCGCGTCGCTGGTCGGCGTGGTGCGCGACGTGTTCGAGAACTGGGACGAGCTGAGCGGCCTGATCGTCGACGGCAAGCTGGTCCACATCGACGGCCGCACCGTCGCGCCGATGCCCGTCCTGCCGGCCGACCAGCAGGTCCTTCCCGCACCGCTCGCCACCCGCTTCGCCGACGCGATCCGCGGCTGGAAGGACCGCGAGGTCCGCCATCTGGCGCAGGCCGAGGCGCTGGTGAAGGGCGCCGCCGTGACCACCGCGAAGGACGCCGCCATCGCCGCCCACCGGCTGATCCGGGCGCTGGCCGACGGGGCGCAAAATGGGCCGGATTCGGCGGCTCCGCCGGTCGAGCATTTCCACGACCTGATGACGCTGCTGCGGCTGATCGAGGCCGCGGCGGCCACCCTGCCCAGCAACCACGTGGCCCGCGACCTGCTGGCCTTCGTGCTTCCCTTCACCGTCGGCATCATCGCCGATTTCGGGATCGAGAAGCGCACCGCCGATTCGCTGGACGAGCTGGAATTCACCGACTGGCTGATCCGTCATGGCGGCGACGCCGCGGCGCTGAAGCAGAGCTGCTCGCTGCGCACCTGCTACGACACCTTCATGCAGTACAAGGATGGCGATTACCGTCAGCCCAACTGGGGCGCCGGCGTCGCGGCGCAGTCCTGCGTGCGCATGTTCGCCACCTGCCGTGAATCGGTGATGTGGAACATGGAAGCGGGCATGGGCGAGGTCATCATCGCGCCCATCTACCAGACCCTGCTCCAGAACGGCGTGAAGGTGAAGTTCTTCCGCCGCGTCGAGGACATCGGCCTGTCCGAGGACCGCGCGCTGGTCGAGACCGTGCGCCTCGCCCGGCAGGTCGAACTGGCCGACGGCGGGGACGACTACCAGCCGCTGATCACCGTGCCGCTGGAGGACAGGAAGTTCCTGCTGGCCTGGCCGCTGGAACCGCTGTGGGACCAGATCAAGGACGCCGACAAGGTCCAGGCGGCGCTCGCCACCAACAACTCCTCGCTGGAGTCGCACTGGTGCGCGTGGGAGCCGGTCGGGACCGAGACGCTGCAGCGCGGCCGCGACTTCGACGTCGCCGTCCTCGGCATTTCCATGGGCGGCTTCAAGGCGATGAACGACCAGCCGACCCTGGCGGCGGAGCTGCAGGCGGCCTCGCCGGCCTTCAACGCGATGACCAGCAACATCGGCATCATCCCGACGCTGTCCATGCAGCTGTGGTGCGGTCCCGACCTTCAGGGGCTGGGCTGGGAGCCGGGCCAGCCGGCCGCCGTCGCCGGGCCGGAGCCCTGGTCGATCTGGGCGGAGATGGGGCAGACGCTGCCCTACGAGTTCCGCCCCGGCGAGACCGGAGCGCCGAAATCCGTGCATTACATCTGCGGCGTCTGGCAGACCGGCTTGGTCGCCCGCCCGACCACCGACCTCGCGGTGCCGAAGGAGGCGCTGGACACTGTGACGAACAGCGCGGCGGAGTGGCTGGACGCCTACATGGGCAATTTCTGGCCGAAGGCGACGATCTCCGGCCAGGGCGGCGTCGGCTTCAACTGGAACGTCCTCTACGACCCGTGGAACGGCAGCGGGCGGGAGCGGCTGTCGCACCAGATCATCCGCGCCAACGTCGATCCGACCGAAACGCTGCCGGGCAGCGCCGCCGGTTCCACCAAGTTCCGGCTGCGCACCGACGCGAGCGGGTTCTACAACCTGTTCCTGGCCGGCTGCTGGGTCCGCACCGGCTTCAACACCTCCTGCATCGAGGCGACGGTGATGTCCGGCATGCAGGCGGCGCGGGCCATCTCCGGGACGCCGCTGTTCATCTCCGGTGAGAACTTCCTGAACGGGGCGCCGTCGTGACCGCCCCCCGCTACGTCTCCTTCGCCGGGCACGGCGAGGTGTCGATCGCCGCACCCGGCGTCTTCACCGACAGCCTCGCCACCGCCTTCGTCGTGCGCAGCAACCCGGTGAACACCCAGGCGCTGGTCGACAAGCTGCTGAACGCGGCGCCCGCCGGGGCGGTGCGCTACACGGTGGCCGGTCCGGTGGCGCTGTGCACCTTCCTGTCGGTGGGGCGCTGCACCAGCCCCACCGAGCCGTTCGGCTGGATTCCCTACCGGGAGGCCTCGCTGTGGCTGCCGCTGATCGAGCATCGGCCCGGCCAGTGGCCGCGGCTGGTGCTGTGGATGCCCTACGTCTTCCCGGACGCGACCATTCCGCTGGTCTGCGGGCGGGAGGGCTGGGGCTTCGCCAAGTCGCTCGGCCGCATCACGCTGCCGGAGGAGGGGGCCGAGGCGCCGCGCTTCGTCTGCGAGACGACGCTGTTCCGCACTTTGTCCTCCGACTGCGAGGGGGTGTTCGCTCCCCTGCTGACGGTGGAAGGCGGGCCGTGGACCCCCGGTTCGGCGTGGCAGAGCCTTGAGGATCTCGCCGCCGACCTCGGCGACGCGCTGAAGGCCCTGCTGCGCCCCGGCGGTCTGGTCGAGGGGGTGGAGGTCGCCGTCAAGGCGGTGGAATCTCTGCTGGCCGGCACGGTGCCGGTCATCAACCTGAAGCAGTTCCGCGATGCCCCGGACAGCGAACGGGCCTGCTATCAGGCGCTGATCGACTGCCCGATGCACGTCGACCGCTTCCGCGGGGCGTGGCCGATGCGGGGCGACTGGACGCTGCGGGTGGCCGACTACGCCAGCCATCAGGTCATCTCGGACTTCGGCTTCGCGGCCGGGCCGGATGGCAGCGCCACCGTCCATGTGGATTTCGCCATGCAGATCCACATGGACTTCCGCGCCAACCCCGGCCGGGTGGTCTGGCAGGCGGAGTGAGGGTCAGGGCGCTGGCCCCGGAAAGGGCCGGCGCCCGTTCTTCAGGTACGAAAGGCCGTCAGAACGAGGCGCTGAGGCTCAGCGCCACGATGTCGGTGCCGTTGCAGAACTTGCCCGGATTGACCGCGGAGCCGTTGGGCGGCGTGCTGTTGCTCACGCACTCCTGGAAGCCGTGGGAATAGGCACCATCCAGCCGCAGCGTTTCGGAGAAGGCGTAGCCGATGCCGAAACTGGCGTGCTTGGTGATGACCACCGGGATGACCGAGACGATGTCCTCCGCCGGGGCGATTTTGTCGGCCCAGCGGAAGCCGGTGCGCAGGGTCAGCGCGTCGGTCACCCGATAGGCGCCGCCGATGGCAAAGATGTTGATGTCGCGGTAGCGTTGCGGCAGCGTCTCCCACACCGTGCCGAGGCCCGGCACGTCAACGCGGATGTTGTACTGGCGCAGCGCCTGCGCCCAGAAGGCCCGCCGGTAGTCGAAGGCGACGGTCAGGTCGGGCCGCAGCCGGTGGCTGATGCCGATGCCGAACTCGGCGGGGAGCTGGAAATTGCCCAGTGTGTATTTCGCGGGTTGGGTCAGCCGCGACCCGTCGGGTGCCAGCACGATCACCGAGCCATCGCCGGTCAGGTTGTTGAGCGCCGTGCGGAACTGGTAGAAGGCGCCGATGGTGGTGTCGGCCTGCGGCTTCCAGGTCAGGCCGAGCCGGCCGCTGACCCCGTCGCCCTCCACGCCGGCACGGGCGATCGACGGGTCGAAGATGTCGAAATAGACGCCGCCGCCCATCCCGACCATGGCGCTGGCCGCGCCCAGCATCGGCCCTTGTCCAGTCAGTCGCCCGGTGGCGGCGAGCGCGCCGAGCTGGTCGGCCCCCTGAAGGACCCGGAAGCCGAGTCCTGCCCGCACATAGTCGATGGCGCCCGCCACCGTGACCTTCGGCGTCACGTCCCAGGCGGCGGCCAGCGGGACGCGCATGAACATCGCCTCGCTGCCGGTGCGCAGCCCGCTGTCGACGCCGGACGGCAGGCGGGCCATGAAGCTGCCCTCGCCGTACTCGGTGCCGAAACCGCCCTGGGCGTAGGCGCCCAGCCCCAGGGCCAGAGTCTCATGCCGCCAGACGAAGCCGCCCTGGGGGATGTAGTAGCCCTGGAAGGGGAAGGTGTCCTTGCCGTGCGCCACCTCGCCGGTTTGCGTCTGGGTGGCGCGCAGCCCGGTCGGGGCGGCAACCACCAGCCCGCCCTCCAGGTAGGAGGAAGAGCGCTGCGTCAGGGTCGCCGGGTTGAAGATCATGGCGGCGGCGCCGATGTCGGACGCCGCCCCGGTGCCGCCCATGCCCATGGACACGGCCCCGAATCCTTCGAAGGTGTAGACGTCGGTGGCATGGGACGGAAACGCGGCGGCCAGAGTGGCCGCCGCGGCAAACGCTGCGATTACGCGCATTGAATCAGGGTTCTCAATCGGACGGGGTGAGGTCGATGGTCTGGCGGGCGATGGCCTCGGCGGCCTGCTTTCCGGAGAGGACGGCGATCTCGGCGCTGCCCGCGCTGAACCAGGTCCGCGTCCAGTCCCCTGCCAGGAAGGCGTTGACGAAGCCGCTGTCGCCCGGCTTCAGCCGGGTCTCCACGGTCGCCGGGAAGCACTGCACGTAGAGCTCCGACGGGTCGAGGTTGTAGCGGTAGTAGGAGGAGTAGACCTGGCTCTGATCGAACACGCCGTCCTTGACCGTGTTGGGCCACAGCACCCCGATGTTGGCGTTCAGCCACTCCGTGGCGTCCCGGCGGACGTCCGCGGCCATCCGCTGCGGCAGGCCGCAGGCGTAGGGCGGGGCGCCGGCCGGCCAGCGGGCGGTGCCGCAGAAATACTCCACGGCCTTGACGGTGCCGGGCGGCCAGGATTCGGCGGGGATGAGGTGGCTCATCTCGCCCCAGCTGTCGAGTTCCTCGACATAGCTGGTCATGGCAGTCGGGCCGGCCTTCCAGCCCATTTCCTCGATGCTCGGCGTCATCCAGAGCTGGACCGCCTGGGTCGGCACCGCCGGGGTGACCTCGACCATCTGCTTGAAGCGCAGATTGGCGTCCATCAACTCGGCCGCCGGGTCGGCCAGCGCGGCGGGCGGCATGGCCAGGACGACGAGATCGAAATCCTTGCCGACCTCCAGCACCGATTCCCCGGCGGTGCAGTGGCAGAACACCGATTCCAGGTTGATGCCGGCGTCGCGGATCTTGTCGCCATCGACGATCTGGCTCCAGTCCGGCTCGGACGGCCAGCAGTAGAGCCATTTCCCGTCGTCGCCGTAGCCGACCTTGACGAACGGGTCATAGGCGCCGTTGACGAGATCGACCTGCCGGTTCAGGCGCACCCGCTCCACCCAGGCGCCGTTTTCCGAGGTTTCCAGCTTGGTCAGGCGGTGGAACAGCTTGATGTCCACCCCGCGCTGCTTCAGCACGAACCAGGCGGGCGTGAAGACGGTGTCGCCCATGCCGGCGTTCATCTTCCACAGCGGCGCGCCCTTGTAGGCGAAGCCCATCAGCAGAAGGATCTCCGCCGCGGCGCCGGCGGCGAAGCGCGCGTTCTCCGGTCCATCGGTCGCTTCGCCGTTCTTGTAGGAGAAGCACATGTCGTAGAGCAGGCGCACCGGGGCCGACCACGCGAAGGTGTCGGAGATGCCGTTCTTCTGCAGCCACTCGCGGAAGTCCTCGCCGTTGATGCGGTCGAAGCCGTCCTTGCCGTAGGGCAGCACGTCGGCGAAGCAGCCGATGGCGAAGGCGAGGCCGAAATCGGCGAAGCAGGCGAACTCCCAGCCCTCGTCCGACAGCTTCAGCAGCGGTTCCAGGACCGCCTGGAAGCCCTTCTGGACGATCTTGAGCAGATCGACGATCAGCCCGTGGTCGAAGGCGCCGTCGCCCGCCTCCTCGATGTGGGTCCGCGCCTTCTCAAGGGCGTCCAGCCCGAGCTTCGCGGTCAGGTGGCCGGGCAGATGGTCGTGCTTGGCGACCAGGTTCTGCAGCGCGCCGATCAGGAAGGCGGCGAAGCCGTTCGGGCCGAGCGATCGCGGGTCGCCGGGGGTGCCGGAGCGCTCGGGGAAATCGAGGTTCCAGGAATGCCAGCGGGTCTTGCCGAAGCGCGGGATGTCCTGCATCAGCGTCACCTGATACAGCGGGCGGAAGGCGTCCTGCCAAGTCTGGAAGGCGTAGTCGGCGGGCTCGTCCCACTCCGCGTAGGCGCCGCGCACCATCCGGAAGGCGTTGTCGTAGAAGCCCAGGAAGATGTGCAGCCCGTGCTCCTCGATGCGCTGGCCCTGCTTGGCGTTGCGGCCGCTGGCCCCCTTGCCGCCCAGCCGCCAGCCGTGGCTGACCAGCGTCACGTCGAACTTCTCGCGCAACGCCTCGGTCGCCGTGAGAGTCAGCGCGGCGGACACGCCCCCAAGCCCGCCGCCCAGCACCAGCACACGCGTCTTTCCCATCGCAGCCACCCCGAGCCCCCGGTTGTTTTGCCGGGGGATTGTGCTTGGCATCGCCGCTTGTCGCAATGGGATTAAGACGAATGCGAACATTCCGTCGCCGCACCGATGCGGATCGGTTACGGAACGCCGTCGCTTGGCAGGGCCGGCGAGGTGGCGGGTGCCGCGCTGTCGAGCAGAATACCCGACCGCCGCTGGGCGAACATCGCGGTGAGCAGGGCGGCCGCCTGGGCGGCGGCGGCGGTGGGAGCGAGGCCGCCGACTCGGACGTTTGAGATGCAGTTGCGCTCGCTGTCCACCCGGCCGGGCCGCGGTTCCCATGTCAGATAGAGGCCCAATGAATCGGCGGCGCTCAGTCCCGGCCGCTCGCCGATCAGGACGACGCTCGCCCGCGCCTGGAGCAGCGCGCCGACCGGATCGCCCAGCGCCACCCGCGCCTGCTCCGCCACCACCACCGGCCCGACCCGCAGCCCGGCCGCCTGGAGTTTCGGGATCAGGGCTTCCAGCACCGCGACGGCGTTGGCCTGCACGGCGGTGCCGCTCAGCCCGTCGCCGACCACCAGCACGACGTCGGGGGCGCGGACCGGCTCCGACAGGCGGCGCTGCGACTCCTCTGACAATTGCCGGCCGAGGTCCGGGCGCTTCAGGTAGGCGGCGCGGTCGGGCGCCGCGCTGGTCACCGGGACCGCCGGCCAGCCGCGCTCCTCCAGCGCGGCCAGCAGCGCCGCGGCGTCGAGCGGCGTGTGCACCGCGTCGCGCGCCTGGGCGTGGGCGGCCTGAAAGGCGAGATGGGCGGCGGTGGGCAGGCCGCTCCCGGCGTGGCCCAGCGCGATCCGCGCGTCGGTGTGGCGGCGCAGATGCGCCCAGCGGTCGGGCTGGGCCGGGGCGGGAAGGGGCACCGGTTCGGACTCCGTCATGGCTGTTCCTCCGGCAGGGGCAAGGCGGGCAGAAGGCAGGACGCGGCGGGGTCGAAGCGCAAGCGCCCTGTGGAATCGGCGATGCCGGCGGCCTGCTGCCACGCTTCGAACTCCGGCGCCGGGCGGCGGCCGAGCACCTGACGCACATAGAGCGCGTCGTGGAAGGAGGTGCTCTGGTAGTTCAGCATGATGTCGTCGGCCCCCGGCACCCCCATGATGAAGGTGCATCCGGCCACGCCGAGCAGGGTCAGCAGGGCGTCCATGTCGTCCTGGTCGGCCTCCGCATGATTGGTGTAGCAGACGTCGCAGCCCATCGGCAGGCCGAGCAGCTTGGCGCAGAAATGGTCCTCCAGCCCGGCGCGGGTGATCTGCTTGCCGTCGTAGAGGTATTCCGGCCCGATGAAGCCGACCACCGTGTTGACCAGAAGCGGCCGGTAGCGGCGGGCGACGGCGTAGCAGCGTGCCTCCACCGTCTGCTGGTCCACCCCCTCATGCGCGCCGGACGACAGTTCGCTGCCCTGGCCGGTCTCGAAATACATCAGGTTGTCGCCGACGGTGCCGCGGTTCAGCGCCCGTCCGGCCTCCCACGCCTCGTCCAGCAGGGCCAGCGAGACGCCGAAGGCGCGGTTGGCGGCCTCCGTCCCGGCGATGGACTGGAAGACCAGATCGACCGGCGCCCCGCGCTCCATCGCCCGCAGCGCCGTGGTCACATGGGCCAGCACGCAGGACTGGATCGGCGCGCCGGTGCGCAGGCGAAGCTCCTCCAGCATCTCCAGCAGGGCGGTCATCGCCTCCACGCTGTCGGTGGCCGGGTTGATGCCGATCACCGCGTCGCCGCTGCCGTACATCAGCCCGTCGAGGACGCTGGCCGCGATGCCGTGCGGGTCGTCCACCGGGTGGTTGGGCTGCAGGCGGGTGGAGAGGCGCCCCGGCAGACCGATGGTGTTGCGGAAGCGCGTGACGACGCGGGTCTTGGCGGCGACGGCGATCAGGTCCTGCAAGCGCATGATCTTCGACACCGCCGCGACCATCTCCGGCGTCAGGCCGGGGGCGAGCGCCGTCAGGGCCGCCGCGTCCGCCTCCTCCGACAGCAGCCAGTCGCGGAAGCCGCCGACGGTCAGGTGGGCGACCGGGGCGAAGGCGGCGCCGTCATGGCCGTCGACGATCAGCCGGGTCACCTCGTCCGCCTCGTAGGGGACGACCGCCTCGGTCAGGAAATGGCGCAGCGGCAGGTCGGCCAGGG harbors:
- a CDS encoding OmpP1/FadL family transporter codes for the protein MRVIAAFAAAATLAAAFPSHATDVYTFEGFGAVSMGMGGTGAASDIGAAAMIFNPATLTQRSSSYLEGGLVVAAPTGLRATQTQTGEVAHGKDTFPFQGYYIPQGGFVWRHETLALGLGAYAQGGFGTEYGEGSFMARLPSGVDSGLRTGSEAMFMRVPLAAAWDVTPKVTVAGAIDYVRAGLGFRVLQGADQLGALAATGRLTGQGPMLGAASAMVGMGGGVYFDIFDPSIARAGVEGDGVSGRLGLTWKPQADTTIGAFYQFRTALNNLTGDGSVIVLAPDGSRLTQPAKYTLGNFQLPAEFGIGISHRLRPDLTVAFDYRRAFWAQALRQYNIRVDVPGLGTVWETLPQRYRDINIFAIGGAYRVTDALTLRTGFRWADKIAPAEDIVSVIPVVITKHASFGIGYAFSETLRLDGAYSHGFQECVSNSTPPNGSAVNPGKFCNGTDIVALSLSASF
- the eutC gene encoding ethanolamine ammonia-lyase subunit EutC, which codes for MTESEPVPLPAPAQPDRWAHLRRHTDARIALGHAGSGLPTAAHLAFQAAHAQARDAVHTPLDAAALLAALEERGWPAVPVTSAAPDRAAYLKRPDLGRQLSEESQRRLSEPVRAPDVVLVVGDGLSGTAVQANAVAVLEALIPKLQAAGLRVGPVVVAEQARVALGDPVGALLQARASVVLIGERPGLSAADSLGLYLTWEPRPGRVDSERNCISNVRVGGLAPTAAAAQAAALLTAMFAQRRSGILLDSAAPATSPALPSDGVP
- a CDS encoding NAD(P)-binding protein — translated: MGKTRVLVLGGGLGGVSAALTLTATEALREKFDVTLVSHGWRLGGKGASGRNAKQGQRIEEHGLHIFLGFYDNAFRMVRGAYAEWDEPADYAFQTWQDAFRPLYQVTLMQDIPRFGKTRWHSWNLDFPERSGTPGDPRSLGPNGFAAFLIGALQNLVAKHDHLPGHLTAKLGLDALEKARTHIEEAGDGAFDHGLIVDLLKIVQKGFQAVLEPLLKLSDEGWEFACFADFGLAFAIGCFADVLPYGKDGFDRINGEDFREWLQKNGISDTFAWSAPVRLLYDMCFSYKNGEATDGPENARFAAGAAAEILLLMGFAYKGAPLWKMNAGMGDTVFTPAWFVLKQRGVDIKLFHRLTKLETSENGAWVERVRLNRQVDLVNGAYDPFVKVGYGDDGKWLYCWPSEPDWSQIVDGDKIRDAGINLESVFCHCTAGESVLEVGKDFDLVVLAMPPAALADPAAELMDANLRFKQMVEVTPAVPTQAVQLWMTPSIEEMGWKAGPTAMTSYVEELDSWGEMSHLIPAESWPPGTVKAVEYFCGTARWPAGAPPYACGLPQRMAADVRRDATEWLNANIGVLWPNTVKDGVFDQSQVYSSYYRYNLDPSELYVQCFPATVETRLKPGDSGFVNAFLAGDWTRTWFSAGSAEIAVLSGKQAAEAIARQTIDLTPSD
- a CDS encoding ethanolamine ammonia-lyase subunit EutB — its product is MAFAHTLAGTRYGFPDLKTLLARASPPRSGDALAGLIAASAAERVAAQMALADLPLRHFLTEAVVPYEADEVTRLIVDGHDGAAFAPVAHLTVGGFRDWLLSEEADAAALTALAPGLTPEMVAAVSKIMRLQDLIAVAAKTRVVTRFRNTIGLPGRLSTRLQPNHPVDDPHGIAASVLDGLMYGSGDAVIGINPATDSVEAMTALLEMLEELRLRTGAPIQSCVLAHVTTALRAMERGAPVDLVFQSIAGTEAANRAFGVSLALLDEAWEAGRALNRGTVGDNLMYFETGQGSELSSGAHEGVDQQTVEARCYAVARRYRPLLVNTVVGFIGPEYLYDGKQITRAGLEDHFCAKLLGLPMGCDVCYTNHAEADQDDMDALLTLLGVAGCTFIMGVPGADDIMLNYQSTSFHDALYVRQVLGRRPAPEFEAWQQAAGIADSTGRLRFDPAASCLLPALPLPEEQP